Proteins co-encoded in one Helicoverpa zea isolate HzStark_Cry1AcR chromosome 30, ilHelZeax1.1, whole genome shotgun sequence genomic window:
- the LOC124644531 gene encoding uncharacterized protein LOC124644531 isoform X1, which translates to MFVMTRKATAKDMEVKLKLALEKLKTSEELCQQLLRERDDSEEEIQKIISKNSELKSQLAELHIQYMDVLDQRDRLQDFVGSFSECSDAHERALSRIKVLETSLNDAHKSIICFKQTQQQQESDDTHRLFNKRRWQL; encoded by the exons ATGTTCGTTATGACAAGGAAGGCCACTGCCAAGGACATGGAGGTGAAACTGAAGTTAGCCCTGGAAAAGCTCAAAACATCCGAAGAGCTCTGTCAACAACTGTTAAGGGAACGTGATGACAGCGAGGAAGaaattcagaaaataattagtaaaaacTCTGAATTGAAGTCTCAACTTGCAGAATTACACATCCAATATATGGATGTGCTGGATCAGCGGGATAGGTTACAGGATTTTGTAGGTTCTTTTAGTGAATGTAGTGATGCTCATGAGAGGGCTTTGAGTCGCATTAAGGTACTGGAGACAAGCTTAAATGATGCTCACAAGTCAATAATATGCTTCAAGCAAACCCAACAACAACAGGAAAGTGATGACACTCACCGCCTTTTCA ataaacgcagatggcagctctga
- the LOC124644526 gene encoding uncharacterized protein LOC124644526 isoform X3, which yields MLSYRSQKISNRYLSTGSSFTRLAENFRIGVASVSRIVAEVCNALWLVLQPLVIPKPTKDDWKRIAKDFQELWQFKNCLGALDGKHVYIMCPANTGSSFFNYKQRFSIVLMCLADARRKIIMVDVGSMGRFSDAGIFDDSVFGKYLKEKRLNLPEPEPLYEGGEPVPFVFIGDEAFPLMENFMRPYPRDQLDQQKRIFNYRLSRARRIVEATFGVLARKWYVYRKDFECRVETVDKIVKATCVMHNFLIERQSNHLDCIDNTNTSTLVSVPSISVVVSSDSYDVREKYCSYFNNQGKVSWQDTRISSRIHRTQ from the exons ATGTTGTCTTACAGATCGCAAAAAATCAGTAACAG GTATTTATCCACGGGCTCGTCGTTCACACGATTGGCAGAAAATTTTAGGATTGGAGTAGCAAGTGTGTCGAGAATTGTGGCAGAAGTTTGTAATGCTCTTTGGCTTGTTTTACAACCTCTTGTTATTCCAAAACCTACCAAAGACGACTGGAAGCGAATAGCAAAGGATTTTCAAGAGCTATGGCAGTTTAAAAATTGTTTGGGGGCTCTAGACGGTAAACATGTTTATATAATGTGTCCTGCAAACACTGGGTcctctttttttaattacaaacaaagATTTTCTATAGTGCTTATGTGCTTAGCTGACGCTAGGAGAAAGATTATAATGGTTGATGTGGGATCCATGGGAAGATTTAGTGATGCTGGAATATTTGATGATAgtgtttttggaaaatatttgaaagaaaaaagattGAATCTTCCAGAACCTGAACCATTATATGAAGGAGGTGAACCAGTACCATTTGTATTCATTGGAGATGAGGCTTTTCCTTTGATGGAAAATTTCATGCGCCCATATCCGCGGGACCAGTTAGACCAACAGAAACGTATATTTAACTATAGACTTTCGAGGGCACGTCGCATTGTAGAAGCTACATTCGGTGTATTGGCACGAAAGTGGTATGTGTATCGTAAAGACTTTGAATGCAGAGTGGAAACGGTTGACAAAATCGTAAAAGCCACATGTGTAATGcataattttttaattgaaagacaAAGTAATCATTTGGATTGCATTGATAACACAAATACAAGTACTCTTGTATCGGTTCCTAGCATTTCCGTCGTCGTGTCAAGTGATAGTTATGATGTAAGAGAGAAATACTGCTCTTATTTCAATAATCAAGGAAAAGTGTCATGGCAAGATACTCGTATTTCGTCACGAATTCATCGCACACAATAA
- the LOC124644530 gene encoding myb/SANT-like DNA-binding domain-containing protein 3 isoform X1, with protein sequence MDDFKTKERSVNFTKEEISRLQILVDKYKNVLMCKKTDGSSTKQKDHAWHCIAKEFNAVGQVPRNMKQLKYKFENMKRSAKKVASRERQEMRRTGGGNPPSLPPDSEDATDWLRSIMSGSIDGNEAIYDDDIISPNSIVTIPIIHKDKDFDEIPPIQKKVKLDTNTDSEIQHDMPNILKDVVVNTIITDQDKSFDNVENIVPDEVFDASAPHSSLKRPVAPQLSRIIKKKQGKSENIIKQALREKKLTVLDGLHELEMEKIKLSISHQNELHSQLLRHNEEKHKLEVDKLKLEIDILREKKINF encoded by the exons ATGGATGACTTCAAGACAAA gGAAAGAAGTGTCAATTTTACTAAGGAAGAGATTAGTCGATTGCAGATACttgtagacaaatataaaaatgtacttatgTGTAAAAAAACTGATGGGAgtagtacaaaacaaaaagaccATGCATGGCACTGCATCGCAAAGGAATTTAATGCTGTTGGTCAAGTACCTAGAAACATGAAGcagctaaaatataaatttgaaaatatgaaaagatCTGCAAAGAAG gtAGCAAGTAGAGAACGTCAGGAAATGAGACGCACAGGTGGAGGAAATCCTCCCTCACTTCCTCCAGATTCAGAAGATGCTACTGATTGGTTAAGATCCATTATGTCTGGATCTATTGATGGAAATGAGGCTATATATGATGATGACATTATTTCCCCAAATTCCATTGTTACA attcccATAATTCACAAAGataaggattttgatgaaattcctCCTATACAAAAA AAAGTGAAACTAGACACAAATACTGATAGTGAAATTCAACATGACATGCCCAATATACTCAAG GATGTTGTAGTCAACACAATTATTACAGATCAAGACAAAAGTTTTGATAATGTTGAAAATATTGTCCCAGATGAAGTTTTTGATGCTAGTGCCCCACATTCATCACTAAAGAGACCAGTAGCACCACAACTAAgtc gtatcataaagaaaaaacaagggAAGAgtgaaaatatcataaaacaagCACTAAGGGAAAAGAAACTGACAGTTTTAGATGGCCTTCATGAGTTGGAGATGGAAAAGATAAAGTTATCTATTAGTCACCAAAATGAATTACACAGCCAGTTACTGAGGCACAATGAAGAAAAACATAAGCTTGAAGTGGATAAACTTAAACTTGAAATAGATATTTTAagggagaaaaaaataaatttttaa
- the LOC124644531 gene encoding uncharacterized protein LOC124644531 isoform X2, protein MFVMTRKATAKDMEVKLKLALEKLKTSEELCQQLLRERDDSEEEIQKIISKNSELKSQLAELHIQYMDVLDQRDR, encoded by the exons ATGTTCGTTATGACAAGGAAGGCCACTGCCAAGGACATGGAGGTGAAACTGAAGTTAGCCCTGGAAAAGCTCAAAACATCCGAAGAGCTCTGTCAACAACTGTTAAGGGAACGTGATGACAGCGAGGAAGaaattcagaaaataattagtaaaaacTCTGAATTGAAGTCTCAACTTGCAGAATTACACATCCAATATATGGATGTGCTGGATCAGCGGGATAG ataa
- the LOC124644530 gene encoding myb/SANT-like DNA-binding domain-containing protein 3 isoform X2, which produces MDDFKTKERSVNFTKEEISRLQILVDKYKNVLMCKKTDGSSTKQKDHAWHCIAKEFNAVGQVPRNMKQLKYKFENMKRSAKKVASRERQEMRRTGGGNPPSLPPDSEDATDWLRSIMSGSIDGNEAIYDDDIISPNSIVTKVKLDTNTDSEIQHDMPNILKDVVVNTIITDQDKSFDNVENIVPDEVFDASAPHSSLKRPVAPQLSRIIKKKQGKSENIIKQALREKKLTVLDGLHELEMEKIKLSISHQNELHSQLLRHNEEKHKLEVDKLKLEIDILREKKINF; this is translated from the exons ATGGATGACTTCAAGACAAA gGAAAGAAGTGTCAATTTTACTAAGGAAGAGATTAGTCGATTGCAGATACttgtagacaaatataaaaatgtacttatgTGTAAAAAAACTGATGGGAgtagtacaaaacaaaaagaccATGCATGGCACTGCATCGCAAAGGAATTTAATGCTGTTGGTCAAGTACCTAGAAACATGAAGcagctaaaatataaatttgaaaatatgaaaagatCTGCAAAGAAG gtAGCAAGTAGAGAACGTCAGGAAATGAGACGCACAGGTGGAGGAAATCCTCCCTCACTTCCTCCAGATTCAGAAGATGCTACTGATTGGTTAAGATCCATTATGTCTGGATCTATTGATGGAAATGAGGCTATATATGATGATGACATTATTTCCCCAAATTCCATTGTTACA AAAGTGAAACTAGACACAAATACTGATAGTGAAATTCAACATGACATGCCCAATATACTCAAG GATGTTGTAGTCAACACAATTATTACAGATCAAGACAAAAGTTTTGATAATGTTGAAAATATTGTCCCAGATGAAGTTTTTGATGCTAGTGCCCCACATTCATCACTAAAGAGACCAGTAGCACCACAACTAAgtc gtatcataaagaaaaaacaagggAAGAgtgaaaatatcataaaacaagCACTAAGGGAAAAGAAACTGACAGTTTTAGATGGCCTTCATGAGTTGGAGATGGAAAAGATAAAGTTATCTATTAGTCACCAAAATGAATTACACAGCCAGTTACTGAGGCACAATGAAGAAAAACATAAGCTTGAAGTGGATAAACTTAAACTTGAAATAGATATTTTAagggagaaaaaaataaatttttaa
- the LOC124644529 gene encoding uncharacterized protein LOC124644529, whose translation MDEKLIDAVQKFPCLWNTSLSFYKCNETKDAAWEEIVKEIQYKDVKSAKYRWKQLRDSHRDALKRQKSKKSGQATTKTREWKYQKLMEFLLPYMANRDRESSYKEDISSPNNENDSSQSTQYSLNQDDSSQSTEHTPNQADNPNNLYEIASTSGISTDSVTPSSSKKKKGDELSILIQKHMKNQEDFRKERQELRELLKPTDCDDTDHFFLSMAKTFKKLPDYMQVPLKRKLFNMISEAEESYVLSWYNQNIGYSSSSDSSIAVGSNIAGQMDLPPQLDPEQLGYSSSSGRNTNKTVGQMDSSFQLEAVQPASPGTQHSDLQTPNTSNKVGTEPNLP comes from the exons ATGGACGAAAAATTAATTGATGCCGTTCAAAAGTTTCCGTGTTTGTGGAACACTTCTTTGTCATTTTACAAATGTAATGAAACTAAGGACGCTGCGTGGGAGGAAATAGTCAAAGAAATACAATATAAAGATG TGAAAAGCGCTAAGTATCGTTGGAAACAACTACGGGATAGCCATCGGGACGCGCTAAAGAGGCAGAAATCTAAAAAAAGCGGACAGGCTACAACCAAAACACGTGAATGGAAATACCAAAAATTGATGGAATTTCTTTTACCGTACATGGCCAACAGAGATAGAGAGTCAAGTTATAAAGAGGATATTTCGTCaccaaataatgaaaatgactcTTCGCAAAGCACTCAATATTCATTAAACCAAGATGACTCTTCGCAGAGCACTGAACATACACCAAATCAAGCTGACAATCCCAACAATCTTTACGAAATAGCCTCAACTTCAGGCATTTCAACAGATTCGGTCACCCCGTCATCatcaaagaagaaaaaaggcgatgaattatcaattttaatacaaaaacatatgaaAAATCAAGAAGATTTTCGAAAAGAAAGGCAAGAATTAAGAGAACTTTTAAAACCAACGGACTGCGATGATACTGatcatttttttctttcaatggcgaaaacatttaaaaaattaccaGATTACATGCAAGTTCCTTTAAAAAGgaaactttttaatatgattagcGAAGCCGAAGAATCTTACGTGCTGTCGTGGTATAATCAAAATATTGGTTATTCTTCAAGCTCTGATAGCAGTATAGCAGTAGGTAGTAATATAGCAGGCCAGATGGATTTGCCGCCTCAGCTGGATCCTGAACAACTTGGTTATTCTTCAAGCTCTGgtagaaatacaaataaaacagtgGGCCAGATGGATTCATCTTTCCAACTGGAAGCTGTACAACCAGCATCTCCGGGAACACAACATTCAGACCTACAAACGCCAAATACTTCAAACAAAGTAGGAACAGAGCCTAATTTGCCATGA
- the LOC124644527 gene encoding uncharacterized protein LOC124644527: MVQVMCITEHWHRNSEIIFLNNSNYTVQSSFVRKEAIHGGSLIIVTNNLKCKERSDIVKLSVERNVELSCVELEQFVIICVYRPPSGDFNTFESVMENSLSKLNSTSKSLLVCGDFNVNILESSSLTTRLLNLFKSFNLVNLFLEPTRITATSSTCLDNIFTNCSATETLITNGLTSDHCGQLARFPDKKNKIKREITCRPLTTSRFNSFKNNINAKLDSEILNKNNPHLMYGALFDIIKYEFNSSFKTKTLVLKETANFNEWATPGIYKSRAKLYELYEMKNYNFDENFIRFVRNYSKLFKKVCHAAKSMYFSNKIKNSKSIIKATWNIINSETGKIKQRDNQYKIINENQVYEKDSDVAREFNIRKAKPRFI; the protein is encoded by the exons ATGGTACAAGTTATGTGCATAACTGAGCACTGGCAcagaaatagtgaaataatattccttaataacagtaattataCAGTACAAAGTTCATTCGTTAGAAAGGAAGCCATCCATGGTGGCTCTCTTATAattgtaactaataatttaaaatgtaaggaACGTTcagatatagtaaaattatcagtcgaGCGCAATGTAGAATTATCATGTGTTGAACTGGAacagtttgttataatttgtgtatACAGGCCTCCTTCAGGTGATTTTAACACTTTTGAATCAGTAATGGAAAATTCTCTCTCTAAACTTAATTCCACTAGTAAATCACTTTTAGTTTGCGGTGacttcaatgttaatattttagaatcatcttctttaactacaaggttgctaaacttatttaaatcatttaacttagtaaatttatttctagaaccaactcgaattacggcaacctcgtcaacctgtttagataatatatttactaattgtaGCGCCACAGAGACTCTGATTACCAATGGCCTAACTTCCGATCATTGTGGTCAACTGGCGCGGTTTcctgataaaaagaataaaatcaagcgggaaataacatgtcggcccttaacaaccagtcgttttaatagttttaaaaataatattaacgcgaaactagacagtgaaatattaaataaaaacaatccccatttaatgtacggagcactatttgatataataaaatacgaatttaattctagttttaaaaccaaaacgctCGTACTAAAAGAAACGGCTAACTTCAATGAGTGGGCTACCCCCGGCATTTACAAGAGTAGAGCTAAGCTGTATGAgttgtatgaaatgaaaaattataattttgatgaaaattttattagatttgttaggaattattctaaattgtttaaaaaagtttgtcatgcggcaaaatcaatgtatttcagtaataaaattaagaatagtaagagtataataaaagcgacgtggaatattataaatagcgagaccgggaaaatcaaacagcgtgataatcagtataaaatcattaatgagaatcaagtttatgaGAAAGATTCTGATGTAGCTCGCGAATT taatatacgtaaggcaaaacctagattcatatag
- the LOC124644528 gene encoding putative nuclease HARBI1, producing the protein MSLVRDILWESSSSDDENYNDLPNSRKKKVYQPRVNRFLKWNEQEFLDRFRISKGLARALASHLAPLLQTRTMKNFAVTPEQQIIMALEFYACGSFQRCIGDAAGVHKSTVCRIIHRVSRAIAGLRTDWIAMPKNIEEMETEAKKFYEICAFPKVIGTIDCTHIPIKSPGGADAETYRNRKQVFSLNVQVITNAEMYITNIVARWPGSCHDSHIFNSSVIKGRLEDGEFDGFWLLGDKGYANKPYLLTPLRNPVTEAEKLYNESHIRTRNIVERSFGCWKKRFPAVSWKLRTNTARAQCAIVAMAVLYNICKKLRDPMPTCYDSDNESSDSDDNDLTSAYVSQHDEHNRNMLINTYFDRLH; encoded by the exons atgtctttAGTACGTGATATTTTATGGGAATCTAGTTCTTCTGACGAcgaaaattataatgatttacCTAATTCTCGAAAGAAAAAAGTGTATCAACCACGTGTTAATCGATTCCTAAAATGGAATGAGCAGGAGTTCTTGGATAGATTTCGGATTTCCAAAGGTTTAGCACGAGCCCTGGCTTCTCATTTAGCACCATTGCTCCAAACCAGAACCATGAA aaaCTTTGCAGTTACTCCAGAGCAGCAAATAATAATGGCATTGGAATTTTACGCATGTGGTTCTTTTCAACGCTGCATTGGGGATGCTGCAGGTGTTCACAAATCTACTGTTTGTCGAATAATTCATCGAGTGAGCAGAGCTATAGCCGGACTAAGAACAGACTGGATTGCAATGCCTAAAAATATTGAGGAAATGGAAACTGAGGCCaaaaaattttatgaaatatgtgCATTTCCTAAAGTAATAGGAACTATAGACTGCACACATATACCAATCAAATCGCCAGGTGGTGCAGATGCAGAAACATATAGAAATAGAAAACAGGTATTTTCTCTTAATGTGCAAGTAATCACAAATGCTGAGATGTACATTACAAATATAGTTGCTAGATGGCCTGGAAGCTGTCACGACAGCCATATTTTCAACAGCAGTGTCATTAAGGGACGCCTAGAAGATGGAGAATTTGATGGTTTTTGGTTACTAGGAGACAAAGGTTATGCCAATAAACCATATTTGCTAACACCTCTACGTAATCCTGTTACAGAAGCTGAAAAACTGTACAATGAAAGTCATATTCGTACTAGAAATATTGTAGAACGCAGTTTTGGTTGTTGGAAAAAAAGGTTTCCTGCAGTGTCATGGAAACTCAGAACAAATACAGCAAGAGCCCAATGTGCTATAGTGGCAATGGCTGTCCTATATAATATTTGCAAGAAATTGAGAGACCCGATGCCAACATGTTACGACTCTGATAATGAATCATCAGATTCTGATGACAATGACCTGACCTCTGCATATGTTAGCCAGCATGACGAGCATAATAGGAATATgctaataaatacttattttgataGATTACATTAA
- the LOC124644524 gene encoding nascent polypeptide-associated complex subunit alpha, muscle-specific form-like, with product MGRLVVLLCLISVCHGKFSLFFNDLEMPSSKNAASKQAVTTPKAKPSIFDLPSIFDPHKKGASTPDPISNFVSNVFKPPKPDDKIFGLPNIFSAFLPSTPQPDKSVNAVPGSNPVGNPPSATGVTPPSAAGATPPSAAGVTPPSAAGVTPPSAAAATTPAAGAVTTPCPAGATTPSAAGVTPPSTAGVTTPSAAGVTTPSAAGVTPPSAAGVTTPSAAGVTPPSAAGVTTPSAAGVTTPSAAGVTPPSAAGVTTPSAAGVTPPSAAGVTTPSAAGVTTPSAAGVTPPSAAGVTTPSVAGVTPPSAAGVTPPSAAGVTPPSAAGVTPPSAAGVTTPSAAGVTTPSAAGVTTPSAADATTPAAGAVTTPSAAGVTTPPPAGVTTPSAPGVTPPSAAGVTPPSAAGVTPPSASDATTPAVGAVTTPSAAGVTTPAPGAVTTPSAAGVTPPSAADATTPAVGAVTTPSAAGVTPPSAAGVTPPSAAGVTPPSAAGVTPPSAAGVTPPSAAGVTPPSAAGVTPPSAAGVTPPSAAGVTPPSAAGVTPPSAAGVTPPSAAGVTPPSAAGVTPPSAAGVTPPSAAGVTPPSAAEVTPPSAAGVTPPSLAGITPPSAAGITPPSAAGVTPPSLAGITPPSAAGVTTPSLAGITPPSAAGVTPPSLAGITPPSAAGVTPPSLAGITPPSAAGVTPPSLAGITPPSAAGVTPPSLAGITPPSAAGVTPPSLAGITPPSAAGVTPPSALTPPAAPGLGSPPSVPGLPSGFPQIPGAGGIGDLAQGFASIPAGAATAMAGKAAEIADTAADLTGKAANAAVGVAADWAGKASNLAGTFLG from the exons ATGGGTAGGCTAGTGGTTTTATTGTGTTTG ATAAGCGTCTGTCATGGAAAGTTCA GTCTATTCTTCAACGACTTAGAAATGCCGTCTTCAAAGAATGCGGCTTCAAAACAAGCAGTAACCACGCCCAAAGCCAAGCCATCCATATTCGACCTTCCATCCATTTTCGATCCTCACAAGAAGGGAGCATCCACTCCTGATCCCATTTCCAATTTCGTGTCAAACGTGTTTAAACCACCGAAACCCGATGACAAGATATTTGGTTTGCCGAATATATTTTCGGCTTTCTTACCTTCAACACCGCAACCAGATAAATCGGTCAATGCCGTTCCTGGTTCGAATCCTGTAGGTAATCCTCCATCCGCCACTGGGGTAACTCCCCCATCTGCTGCCGGTGCTACTCCTCCCTCCGCCGCTGGGGTAACTCCCCCGTCTGCTGCTGGGGTAACTCCCCCGTCTGCCGCTGCTGCGACTACGCCAGCAGCAGGAGCTGTCACTACTCCCTGTCCTGCCGGTGCTACTACTCCCTCCGCCGCTGGCGTGACTCCTCCCTCCACCGCTGGCGTGACTACTCCCTCCGCCGCTGGCGTGACTACTCCCTCCGCCGCTGGCGTGACTCCTCCCTCCGCCGCTGGCGTGACTACTCCCTCCGCCGCTGGCGTGACTCCTCCCTCCGCCGCTGGCGTGACTACTCCCTCCGCCGCTGGCGTGACTACTCCCTCCGCCGCTGGCGTGACTCCTCCCTCCGCCGCTGGCGTGACTACTCCCTCCGCCGCTGGCGTGACTCCTCCCTCCGCCGCTGGCGTGACTACTCCCTCCGCCGCTGGCGTGACTACTCCCTCCGCCGCTGGCGTGACTCCTCCCTCCGCCGCTGGCGTGACTACTCCCTCCGTCGCCGGGGTAACTCCTCCATCTGCCGCCGGGGTAACTCCTCCCTCTGCCGCTGGGGTAACTCCTCCCTCCGCCGCTGGGGTAACTCCTCCCTCCGCCGCTGGCGTGACTACTCCCTCCGCCGCTGGCGTGACTACTCCCTCCGCCGCTGGCGTGACTACTCCCTCCGCCGCTGATGCGACCACGCCCGCGGCAGGTGCTGTCACTACTCCGTCTGCCGCTGGGGTAACAACCCCCCCTCCTGCCGGGGTAACAACTCCGTCTGCCCCAGGGGTAACACCCCCGTCTGCCGCAGGGGTAACTCCCCCTTCTGCAGCTGGCGTAACTCCTCCCTCCGCCTCTGATGCGACTACACCTGCGGTAGGAGCTGTCACCACTCCCTCTGCTGCCGGTGTTACTACGCCTGCACCGGGAGCAGTTACCACACCCTCTGCCGCCGGGGTTACTCCTCCGTCCGCCGCTGATGCGACCACGCCTGCAGTAGGTGCTGTCACTACTCCCTCCGCCGCTGGCGTGACTCCCCCGTCTGCCGCTGGCGTGACTCCCCCGTCCGCCGCTGGCGTGACTCCCCCGTCTGCCGCTGGCGTGACTCCCCCGTCCGCCGCTGGCGTGACTCCCCCGTCTGCCGCTGGCGTGACTCCCCCGTCTGCCGCTGGCGTGACTCCCCCGTCCGCCGCTGGCGTGACTCCCCCGTCTGCCGCTGGCGTGACTCCCCCGTCTGCCGCTGGCGTGACTCCCCCGTCCGCCGCTGGCGTGACTCCCCCGTCCGCCGCTGGCGTGACTCCCCCGTCTGCCGCTGGCGTGACTCCCCCGTCTGCCGCTGGCGTGACTCCCCCGTCTGCCGCTGGCGTGACTCCCCCGTCCGCCGCTGAGGTGACTCCCCCGTCTGCCGCCGGAGTAACTCCTCCTTCTCTTGCTGGCATCACTCCACCCTCCGCCGCTGGCATCACTCCTCCTTCCGCCGCTGGGGTAACTCCTCCTTCTCTCGCTGGCATCACTCCTCCCTCCGCCGCTGGGGTAACTACTCCTTCTCTCGCTGGCATCACTCCTCCCTCCGCCGCTGGGGTAACTCCTCCTTCTCTCGCTGGCATCACTCCTCCCTCCGCCGCTGGGGTAACTCCTCCTTCTCTCGCTGGCATCACTCCTCCCTCCGCCGCTGGGGTAACTCCTCCTTCTCTAGCTGGCATCACTCCTCCCTCCGCCGCTGGGGTAACTCCTCCTTCTCTCGCTGGCATCACTCCTCCCTCCGCCGCTGGGGTAACTCCTCCTTCCCTCGCTGGCATCACTCCTCCTTCCGCTGCCGGGGTAACTCCGCCCTCCGCCCTAACTCCCCCCGCAGCACCTGGGTTAGGAAGTCCTCCATCCGTCCCCGGATTGCCGTCTGGCTTTCCTCAAATACCTGGAGCTGGGGGTATTGGAGACTTGGCGCAAGGATTTGCAAGTATACCTGCAG GTGCTGCGACAGCGATGGCAGGAAAAGCAGCTGAAATAGCAG ATACTGCAGCAGATTTAACTGGAAAAGCAGCCAACGCCGCAg ttggaGTAGCTGCAGACTGGGCTGGCAAAGCATCTAATTTAGCAG GCACATTTTTAGGCTGA